A part of Miscanthus floridulus cultivar M001 chromosome 6, ASM1932011v1, whole genome shotgun sequence genomic DNA contains:
- the LOC136457225 gene encoding F-box protein At4g18380-like, protein MHTKARIHAAPVLELDQFDGLPDSLVLLILNKLEDVRSLGRCSAVSKRFSGLVPLVHDVCVKIDHVVTVDGDSDNALNLSSPKPHNIISHLFKLMLFAIAKPFHDMRSPNSTGWPLFPQLSQHSPVQVLKNFSHVHNLQVELPSGDVAVEEGVLLKWRAEYGSTLQNCVILGGTLVDRKASGNGHEPSSDDNGSMPESFYTNGGLKLRVVWTISCLIAASTRHYLLRSIINDHPTLRSLVLADAEGQGALSMGAEQLKDFREHQLSASPCSNRTQVPACNMKLKYAQYLELPGGLALQGATLLVIKPASHGSSSGHGNLKEVDAFVSGAFDGPLRFAAKALMKRRTCLLEMNGF, encoded by the coding sequence ATGCATACCAAGGCTCGGATCCACGCTGCCCCGGTCCTGGAGCTTGACCAATTCGACGGCTTGCCTGATTCTCTTGTGCTGCTGATCCTGAACAAGCTTGAGGACGTGCGTTCACTTGGCAGGTGCTCTGCCGTGTCCAAGCGATTCAGTGGCCTGGTTCCCCTCGTCCACGATGTGTGTGTCAAGATTGACCACGTTGTGACTGTGGACGGTGACTCTGATAACGCTCTGAACCTGTCGTCGCCAAAGCCCCACAACATCATCTCACATTTGTTCAAGCTGATGCTGTTCGCGATCGCCAAGCCCTTCCATGATATGCGCAGCCCCAATAGCACTGGGTGGCCGCTGTTCCCTCAGCTCTCCCAGCATTCTCCTGTGCAGGTGCTGAAGAACTTCTCCCATGTTCACAATCTTCAGGTGGAGCTTCCCTCTGGAGATGTTGCGGTCGAGGAGGGGGTTCTACTGAAGTGGCGGGCTGAATATGGCAGTACACTTCAGAATTGTGTGATCCTGGGTGGAACCTTGGTTGATCGCAAGGCTTCTGGGAATGGGCATGAGCCATCGTCGGATGACAATGGAAGCATGCCTGAATCTTTCTATACCAATGGTGGGCTGAAACTCCGTGTTGTATGGACTATCAGCTGTTTGATTGCTGCGTCGACGAGGCATTATCTTCTGCGATCAATCATCAATGACCATCCAACACTGAGGAGCCTGGTCTTGGCAGATGCCGAGGGGCAGGGTGCACTCTCCATGGGGGCAGAGCAGCTGAAGGATTTCAGGGAACACCAGTTGTCAGCCTCGCCATGTTCTAACAGGACACAAGTACCAGCATGCAACATGAAGCTGAAGTACGCTCAGTACCTCGAATTGCCTGGTGGCTTGGCATTGCAAGGTGCAACCTTGCTTGTCATCAAGCCCGCCAGCCATGGCAGCAGCAGTGGTCATGGCAATCTGAAGGAAGTTGACGCCTTTGTTTCAGGCGCGTTCGATGGACCCTTGAGGTTTGCTGCGAAGGCGCTGATGAAGAGGCGCACCTGTCTCCTGGAGATGAATGGGTTCTAG